AAAGGCTGACCAAGCGCGAGCGTGAAGTGCTGCGGCTGATCAGCGAGGGTTTTTCGAACAAGCAGGGGGCGCTGCGAATGCAGATCAGTCCGCGCACATTCGAGAGCCATCGGGCCGAAGCGATGCGCAAGCTCGGCGCGCGCAACACCGCGGACCTCGTCCGTGCGGCGCTGCTGCATTCGATCGATTGATTTTGTCGTCCGTCGGGGCGGCGCGTCGCGCTTAGAAATAGTCTTCGGCAAAGGGACGCACGCGCGAAGTCGGTCGCAGCACCTTCGGGTCTTCCTTCGGCGCGTTCGGGATGATGGTGATGACCCAGCGCGGCGGGATGGTCGATTCCTGTTCCAGCACCGAGCGGACGAAACCCGTCACCGTGGACTCGCCCGCCTTCACCGTGGCCATGCGGCCGTTGAACTGTGCGATGCGGAAGCGGCGGACCTCTTTCTGGTCCGCAGTCTCATAGGTGAACATGGAAACCCTCCTGGTTTCCGGCGACTATCGCCACCTATGATTAGTCATCTGTGAAAATCGCAAACCGTATAAGTACGGCGGGCATTCGGGCGGGAATGGTCAATCCTGCGGTTCCTGCTCCCGCGCGGCCGTGAAAGCCGCATCCATCTGCGCCAGCAAATCGCCAAACTCGGCCTCCCCGATCGTCTCGGCCGTGCTTTCCAGCCGCAGTGCCAGCGTCGAGAGCCGGAGATAGCCGAACGTGCTGGCCGTGCTCTTCAGCGAATGCGCCTCGCGCGCGATCCTGGCCCGGTGCTGACCGAGCGCGAGCGTGCGAAACAGATTGAGCCGTGCGCTGGTCTCGCTCCAGAACACCGCCCGCACCTCGCAGGCGCCGTCCTCGCCGATCTCGCGCACCAGCGCGGCGAACGCGCCAGGCTCGCGCAGTGGCTCAAGCTCGCGCAGTGGCGCGGTGTCGGGCGCGCCCGGTGCGGGCGCGAAAGCGGCGTCGAACATGGCTGTCCCGATCCCATTGATGTGCATCGCGATGCGAGGCGTCCGGGATGCCTATGCCATTCCGATTGCCGTTCTGGTTGAGATATATGCGGTGTTTGCGGGCGGGGAGAAGCACATGCTTTACCATGCGCCGCTCCTTGCATGGCATCAGGCCCCGAGCAGCCGATCATATTGGGCCTTGACCGTGGCGTAGCATTCGCAGGCCGTCTGGCGCAGTCCGTCCAGATTGAGGATCTGGATGTGTCCGCGGCTGTAGTGGATGAAATTGGCCTGCTGCAAGGTGTTGGCGACCAGCGACACGCTGTTGCGTCGTGCCCCGATCATCTGCGCCATGGCCTCCTGCGTCAGCAGCAGCCGGTAGTCGCCCGACAGATCATGCGTGTGCAGCAGGCAGCGCGACAATCGCGATTCCACCGGATGGGCAGCGTTGCAGCCTGCGGTCTGCTGCACCTGCGCGTAGACCGCAAGCCCGTGTCGCGTCAGCAACGTCCGCAAAGATAAGCTCTGTTCTGCCGCGAGGCGCAGCCGGTCGATGTCCATCACCGATGCGACGCCGGGCACCAGCACGACCGCCGTGTTCAGTGCGCAGGTATCGCCCATGGTCGAGAGCGTGCCGAGCAGGCTATCGCGGCCGACCATGGCGACCTGGACATGCTCGCCCTTGGCCAGCTTCACGACCAGCGAGATCACGCCGCGGTGGGGGAAGTAGGCCCGCTTGAGTATCTCACCGGTCTCGACCAGTACCGCATCGTGCGGCAGATCGACCGTTCGCAGATGTGCACGGATCAATTCATAATCGTCTGCCGACAGCGCCGACAGGAAACCGTTGGATGGGCGCACCATCGTTTCCAAAGCCGCCTCCCGCCACCTCCGCCGGTGATCACCCGCCAGCGAAAACCATCGTGCTCTGTGCAATTAAGTTCCATGATGTGTTCAATGGGATATATTGGCAATTGGTTCAGTATTCACGGTCATGGTCGGGCAATCACCCAATGCCGTGTTGTGTGCACGCCCGCATGCAGCGATGGTTGTAGCGCTTGCATCGTGCTGTCGTGACCGAGTATCGCCACCTCGATCGTCCGTCCATCCGACCGGCGCCCGTGCTCGAAACGGAAGCGCACATGCGGTGCCGCGCCTGCCACCCAAGACAGTCTCGCTGACCAAATTGATCGTGACGAGGTGAGGACGCAGCAGATCGAAGCCCGCGGCGTCGAGCATTTGCAGCCATTGGTTGGGCAGTAAGCCGCTCGCGGTCATGCAGACACCAATTCGGCGCTTCTTGAAAGAGACTCCAGAGCCGGCTCCTGGGGGCATCGGTGTTGACCTCCCGCCCAGTTGCGCGGCGATATAAATGTATTGTAATGGTTGTGTCGCTGTCCATATACCCGTTGGGGGGCAGACAGCTTGCCGCATTTGCGGCGGAAACTAGAATTGCATGTTGATTCGTGCCCGCGCCCCGGCGAGCCAGTCCAGCGTCGCAGCTTGGGAACCAGCGGCAAGGGGGCTTGCATGAGCCGGAAATTGGCAATCGACGTCGGACATCACGTCCCACCTTCGAGCGGACGTCCGCCAATTCGCGCCCCCTTGCTTGTCCAACAGTTCTTGTCGGCTCTCAGTGATTGCTTCGCGCCGCTGCGCGGCTTGATTGCAGAGCTTGTGGCCATCCAGCCCGTTTTCTGCGGTCGTCGACCACGCGCGCGGTCATCATGATTCCAATCCAAGCGAGAGGAGAAAGGCGTGCGCAACGGTTCAACTCTTGAATCGCCGAAGCTGGAAGTTCAGAGGACAGAAGGTCCGCGCCACATTCTCGTTGTCGATGACGACCCGATGGTGTGCATGGCCATCGAGATGTATCTCCAGCGAAACAATTTTCGGGTGACGATCGCAGGCGGCGGAGAAGCGGGCCTCCGCGCGTTCGAGAACGAACAGTTCGACCTGATGATCATCGACATCTTCATGCCGCATATGCGCGGCTTCGAGTCGATCCGGGTCTTTCACGACCGGGCACCCTCCGTTCCGCTGATTGCGATGTCCGGCTATGCCTTCGCGGATCTGAATTCGCCTGCGCCCGACTTCCTGAGGATGGCGCTGGAACTCGGCGCCGCGCGCTGCCTGCGCAAGCCGTTCACGCCGGATGCGTTGCTGGCCGCGATCAGGGACTGTCTCGCCGAGTGCCATACGTCCGCTGCGCGGCTGGGTTAGCGCGTTATCGTTCGCGACCTCCATACGGTAAGAGTCCGTTTACCGCCAGTGCGGGCCTTGCGGATTCATCGATAGATCGACTGAAGGCCGCACATGCGATGCCGGTCGCGCGTGACTCGATACATCAGAGCCGTCCGTGCATATCTCGCGACACCAGCGGGATTTTCTTGTCCTTGCCCTGATGCTGTTATCCCCGCGTTTACCACCGCATCTCCGCGCTGAAGCCGCGCGCGGGATTTGCCGAAAACCGCAGCCGGATGCAGTCGAATGGCAAACTTCGCTTCAATATCCGTATTAGCACGGAGGATGAAATTAACGGGACCGTGAAATGGGTTGTCTAACGATTTAGGAGCGGACTTCCGCCGACTCCAGGGGCGGCGCAGGCGTCGAGGTCAAGCTCAGTAAGGCGTAGCTCATGGATGATCTGTTGCGGGAGTTTCTGACGGAGACCAGCGAGAGCCTGGACACCGTGGATAATCAATTGGTGAAG
This genomic window from Bradyrhizobium manausense contains:
- a CDS encoding Hpt domain-containing protein; this encodes MFDAAFAPAPGAPDTAPLRELEPLREPGAFAALVREIGEDGACEVRAVFWSETSARLNLFRTLALGQHRARIAREAHSLKSTASTFGYLRLSTLALRLESTAETIGEAEFGDLLAQMDAAFTAAREQEPQD
- a CDS encoding Crp/Fnr family transcriptional regulator, translated to MVRPSNGFLSALSADDYELIRAHLRTVDLPHDAVLVETGEILKRAYFPHRGVISLVVKLAKGEHVQVAMVGRDSLLGTLSTMGDTCALNTAVVLVPGVASVMDIDRLRLAAEQSLSLRTLLTRHGLAVYAQVQQTAGCNAAHPVESRLSRCLLHTHDLSGDYRLLLTQEAMAQMIGARRNSVSLVANTLQQANFIHYSRGHIQILNLDGLRQTACECYATVKAQYDRLLGA
- a CDS encoding response regulator, with the translated sequence MEVQRTEGPRHILVVDDDPMVCMAIEMYLQRNNFRVTIAGGGEAGLRAFENEQFDLMIIDIFMPHMRGFESIRVFHDRAPSVPLIAMSGYAFADLNSPAPDFLRMALELGAARCLRKPFTPDALLAAIRDCLAECHTSAARLG